GACATTGAGAATAAGCGTGTCAGCAAAACTTCCAGGTTTTTGAACGATCATCATCCTCAGATGGCTTGAAAATTCGAAGTAATGTATCATGGAATCAGCAATCCAGAAAAGTAGACCAAAAAGAATTGAAATGAGGATTATCTTAGCGGGAGACCATGATCTTTTTTTCATTTTATTCTATAGTATTATAAACCTTGTCAGCAATATCATATAATGTTTGCGGTATTTTGTATTTGATCCTACGGGCTGTTTCCGCATTGATCATAATATGGTTGTTCTCTTCATATATCTGTGAAAGTTCACGTGGTTTTGCCCCATTAAGAATTTTTGCAATATTAGACGCATACCAGAGTCCAAGATCATCATAATTCTGATGAGTAATACTGAGTAGGACTCCCTTTTTAACAGCCGGTTCTCCGAGTACGCACCATGTAGGAACATGAAATTCAAAAATTGGTTCAAGCAATTGCGGAAGAAACTTCGTCGACTCTCCCTGGTGAAGTCCAATCCACATTGCATCAACTATCGGAGCCAGGATCTGATAACTCTTCATTGCATTTTCAAAGGATCCCTGTTCTGTGTCTTCTTCGTTTGCATGACAGATGATAAGTTTGAAATCTCTTTGTTTTGATACCTTCTCAAGATCACTAAAGTTTGCATAGATCCTTCCATCTTCAGAATCCTCAAACATGACACCTAATCGCTCAAATCCGATAATATCGTGGAATAGTTCGACCTGTTTTTGGTATCTATATGGATCACATTCCACAAAAATATGATCATATCCAGAATCATCTGCACATTTGATAATACCTGCCTGTATTGGATCACTTGAAGTTATAACCATGGTTGGTACTGAGTGCTCGCTATTAACAAGATCCTGACCCGCCCAGGTCCCAGCTGCGATCATGATATCAACATAACCATTTTTGAGTTTATCAAGAGCATCTTTTCTATTCTTTATACGCAGTGAATCATTCCATGCTGATGACCAAAATGCATCTTTAACAAAAGTAATGAATTTACTATTCACATTCTGTGCAATATGATTCCAGATCAATTCTGTATCGTCATCATCTAAAAACGCAGGTATGTTTATTGGAGTGATCCACCCAAGCTGTATAAGACCTTTCACCGTCCCTCGAATGCTTAATGAATAATCAATGAAAGGTCCTCCCTCATAATAACCAATTCTCCACTGCTTTCCATCATTGAGTCTTGGATCTGTAGAAAACACTCGCGGTGAAAAACGGACAATAGCAATAGCGCCAAGAGCTATAATAATACATATGATGATGCACAAAATAATCGTATTTTTATATTTCATAGCTCTTTATCCTACCTGTGAGGGTATGAAGTTATCTTATTTTTTTAAAAAAATTCTATTCTATTACTGCACCATCAGATCTACATCAGCATTTGGCTCTGATACGAATACAGCTACTTTTCCAAAGTAGGTATTGGCTGCTTGTTGAATGTCTTCAGGAGTAATTTTCGAAAGATTTTCTTTCAAATGGTCCAGATAATCGTACCCAAATCCAATAGCTTCATAATGTGTCATATAGAATGGGAGCTGGTTATCATCGATATCTGTTTTGATCATTTTGATATTATCATCGATTGCAGCCTGCAATTCATCCTGAGATACTTTTTCATTTTTAAGAAGTTCAATCTGATTATTAAGTACTGCTATTAGTTCATCTTTCTTGTCTATAGATGTCTGGCTGGTAATCCTGAAGAAACCGTAGTCTTGTCCGGTGCTATATTGAGCATAACCATAGTAAGCAAGGTCATTTTGACCACGTACTGCCTTGTGTATTCTTCCTCTTGAACCATTGAGTACTGCGAGTATAGCTCTCATAGTCCAGTAATCCTTTGTTTCAATATTCCGTGCTGGAGCAATACAATTAAGATCAATATTGACTGGCTCAAAATCATATTCCTGAACAAAAGTTTCCTCTATGTTCGGAACGACGAGAGGGTTTTTGGGTTCATCAATATTACCTTGTGGAAAATTGCTATAAAATCTTTTTGCATAAGTTTCTGCTTCATGCATGGTCAAGTCTCCAAATAATGTTACGATGGCACTCTCTGCTTTAAAGAACTTCTTATGCATTGTCATCAAATTCTGCTGATCCAGAGCTTGTTTGAGTTCGAGTTTCTTAAGATTGGACACACCTGCAGATTGCCCCGGATAGAGTTTCTCACTCCTGAACTCATTATGAATTGACGATGCATTACTCAACGAGCGCTGGTATCGAGCCATAGCATTTTGTTGAGCAAGCATGATCTCGTGTGCTGGAAATGTAGGATGATTCATCGCATCAATAATGATGTCCTGAAGCTTTGAAAAATCATCGTTAAGGCATTTAAACTCAATATAGGTTCCATCATCATTTATTCTTACATCAAGATCAATAGCATGATCTTCTTTCCATTCGGTCAGATCAAGCGAATTGTATTTCTCTGATCCCTTAAGCATAAGATTTTCCATGAATGAGAGCGTACCTACTGTTTCAACTGTTTCATATGTATCTCCAATAGGAAGATATAGAACACCACTGATTATCGGTTTCAATGTATTTTGCTTATAAATTAACGTGAGGTTATCATTGACTTGAACCTTCTGTGGTGTTGATGTCTCGGCAAGTAATTCTTCTGTTGAATCGAGTAATTGTTTCGTTCCTTCAGGAAGTGCATAGAAAATCACGCGGTTCTTGGGTACAAGGAATTCTTTGATGCTGTTCATAACATCTTTTGTCGTAAGTTGCTCGAATGCATTAATGAAGAGTTCATCGGAATCAGTAACCCCAAACATCATGAGATTCCATCCAATATTATTGCAGTCATGATCGACACCTGGAGTGCTCAGAAGCTGGCTGGCTTTGTACCTGGTAATGAGATTTTGTATATCTGCTTCCTCAATACCTACAATGCTGTACCATTCAATCTCTTCATCAATTATGCTAATGATCTCATCTATTTGTTCAGGATCTTTTGCTTCGAAACCAATTGAGATGACTCCCTCCGGCATGTCCATTGAAACACTTACTCTTGCATAAATATAGTTTACGAGTTGAAGTTCTTCTACGAGCTTATATTTAATAGGTGATTGACGCTTTCCGAAAAGAATATCCAGTGCAGCTATCAAAGCTGGATATTGGTCGAAATCTGCTGAGGATAGTATTGAGGTAATCGCAACAGTCGGTTGTTGAATCTGGAATTCTTCCATATATTGTATGGTCCCGCTGCGAGGATTTTGTGGTGGAAGATAAACCGGATCAAGCTGTCCTCGTTCGAGTTCATTGAATATATCTTCAATTTTTTGAAGCATATCTTCGGCGTCAAAATCTCCGGCTGCTACGAAGATCATATTATTGGGCACATATCTTTTATGATAGTAATCTGCGAGTTTATCCCTGGTAATGGTTTTGAATAATTCTGTATATCCGATTACCGGATATTTTCTGTTCGATGTTGGGAACACCAGTTCATTATTCCTTTGATACACTTTTGATCGAGGAGGTGTAGACCTCATGACTATTTCTTTGAGGATCACCTGTTTTTCACGGGCGACTTCTACTGAATCAAAGGCACAGGCATGCATCTGCTGGAAGAGAATTTCCAAAGCCTGATTAGCATACTGCTTATCAACAGTAATGTAAAATGCTGTGGCATTTGATGTTGTATATGCGTTTACAATAGCACCCATCTCTTTGGCCATGGCTTCGTATTCTGCTTCGGTATGATAGGTTGTCGATCCTCCTGCAACAACATGTTCAAGGTAATGAGATATTCCTGCTCCAAGATATTCACCTTCATTAACTGAACCTGTTTTTACAAAACAATAAAAACCGATTGAATTGTTATTATGATTTTCTTTAACTGCTATCTGCATACCATTTGTTAAGGTCTTATCCAAGATAGTGTCTGCATATGCAAATTCAGATAAACTTAATACAGAGATAACGACAATAAGAACAACAATTTTATAGTTCATTTAAACTCCGTTCATAATATAAAATAATAAATATTAAATTTTTTACTGAGATAACTTGTAAAGTTTTATCGATACGGTAATGTATCAATTACCAATAATAAACAAACTTTTGTTTCTCTTATTTTTGAATGAAAATATATTTTTTTTGTAATATTTGACAAATTTTACTATATTATTATTAATTCCTAACACACAGGAGGTACTCATGAAAAAGTACTGGATCTTAGGTTTTTTAGTTTTTGTTTTTTTGATTGCATTAGCAGGATGTAATCTTTTCAATTCTAGCAGCAAGCACGATGATAACATGGATGATCTTGTTGCTGATCCTGAATTTCAATTTAATACATCACGTTCTGTAGAACTCGATATCACTTCCATTGATCAATATGGATTCCTTATGCCATTTGGGCATTTTGAAATATGGAAGGATAATCCAGAAGATGGAGGAACAAAACGTGTTCTTTCAATCAGAACAAATGAAAATGCACAATTCTTTGGTACTATAGCTTTACCAAGTTATTATGAATCTGTCTTCCTGAAATCAGGCACACTTCTTCAACAAATTTGGTTAAATATTGAAAATTCAACCCAAGCATCTATCCTTGATACTTTTGTATGTATTCCACCAGTTTACGAGAGTAAATCAGAGCTAACGAGGGATGAATATGTAATCCAGACTGATAATGGATATACATTCTATTTTTATGAAATAGTAGATAATTGTAATGGTACTGCAACAATAAAATTCAAAGTTAAAAACGATAATGATAGGGCATTAAGTCATGTCGCTATAAGTTTACCTGCAGGTGTGGTTCCCTCTCAACCAGTTAATGGTTCTACTTATTCATCAAACGGCTACACTTATACTATTGAAAGTCCAACTAATAATCCATATTACAGTATTAAGTTCGAAACTGTTGGGGAGGGACCAAAGAATGGTGATTATAGCTATTTTATCTATATTATACCTAATGACGATGCTGAAACTTTAACAGAAATTACTATCGAAGCAAAATCAGCTAATATTATTGGGCAAGTAACATTTGATGTTGATTATACTCCTACATGCAACGACTCTGATGGTGATGGAGTTACCGATGATTGGGATGATTATCCAGATGATCCAGACAGATCCTTTAATCATTATACTCCTGCTGAAGGTCAGTATGGAACATTCATGTGGGAAGACCTCTGGCCTGAAAAGGGTGACTATGACATGAACGACCTAGTAATGGATTATAATGTTAATGAAGTTACAAATGCAAGCAATGAAATAGTTGAAGTTATCAATAACTTCTATCTTCGTGCTGCCGGTGCCGGTTTCCTGACAAATGGATTTGCAATCCAGTATCCAAATTATTGGGAAGTTAATGGTACGATTGATGACGAACTGGATATGGCATATGTGGATACTGATAATCGAACCGTGATCTTTTTTGAAAATCATAAAGTTGTATTTAATGTCAGCAGTGCTTCTGAATGGATAAACACATGGTATGAATATGAGTATGTAACGCCTGTATCATGGTCAGTCACAATTCCAATGACAGAATCAGACAAGTCAAAAGTTGTTGTTCCCTGGAATCTTGCTCCCTTTAATCCATTCCTGTTGCAAAATGGCGTTCGAAGTCATGAGATTCATCTTCCGGATTATCCCCCTACGTTTGAAATGAATACAGCACTCTTCGATACAGCTGATGATGCAACAAATCTCGCTATGGGTATCTATTTCCGTACGGCAAATTATCTTCCCTGGGCTATCCTGATAGCTGAAGGCTGTAACTACCCAATCGAAATGATACAGATATCCGATGCGTTCAACTATTTTGTTGAATGGGTACTAAGTGATGGTGCACAGAAAGCGGACTGGTATCTTGATCTACCCGGTTATCAAAATGAAGATATGATATACCAGGTACCGAGTAAATAATTCTTCCTTTATACATACAAAAAAAAGCCACGCATAAATCGTGGCTTTTTTTTTATAATGTTGGTTTATTTCATATAGACCATCTTACTTGTTACCGAATATGAACCACTCTGAATTTTATAGAAGTAGACTCCAGATGAAACTTGTACTCCGTTCAGATTATTACCATCCCACGTAAAGGAATTTTGCATTGGATCAAGATCGGCTTCTGTAACAAGCTGTCCAATAAGGTTATAGATCTTAATTGTTGATGGGGTTATTTCTCCGTCAGGTTTTGAAAAGGAGATCGTAGTATTACCAGAGAAAGGATTCGGGTAGTTTTGTGCTATAAGCGAGTTGGAGGAAGTCGGTTCATCATCAATCGAAACAAGGGAATTCAAACCACCGGAATAACAAGAAAGAGTGCCTTCTCTTCCACCGATAACCATTTCCATGCTTCCATCACCAACGATATCGGGTATTGCATTGATTCCATCGACTGCCTGTCCAAAGTTAAATGAGTGTAAAATATCACCATTAACTCCATTCATAAAATAGCCATAGTTTGTCTGGAAGAGTGTACCGATAATTACATCATTGATGCCGTCTCCGCTGATATCATCAATACGAGCAATATTCCAAGGTTTATCCACAAGTGAAACGTTCCAGATACTTCCTGCATTGTAGCCATTCAGCATTCTACTGTTTGTGCTGCTATTCTCCAACATAGCATCCCGATATGTATCGCCGTTCACATCATTGAAGATCTCGACATCGAGGAGAAGGCACGATCCCATACTGCCTGTATGGAGAACATTGCCGTTTGTTGCGTCGAAATAATAGAAAGTACCGTAGAAATCACCAGCAATAACATCTTTCACACCATCACCATTGATGTCATCAAGTTGACCGAGAGCCCATACAGATGAACCTGAAACTCCATAACTCCATAGTTGCGTCCCATTTGCACCGTTTATGCCATACACATATCCATTTGTCTCGCTTTGGTTAGAGCCACCACCGATGGCATCAGGTATATTATCTCCATTAACGTCATCAACACCGATTGCTGAGAATTTTGGTCCAGGTTGATAGAATTCCCATAAGGAAGATCCGTCAGTTCCATCAAGGCAGTAAACTCTTTGCGGTCCTGTATGTGTATCTCCGTCATCACCAGTTGCCGCAACGACATCCGGTACACCGTCAGCATTGAAATCAAAATCAGCATCGACCTGGTAAACCCATCCACCATCACCATATTCCTGAGTATCATGTGTCCAGATGATTGCACCGGTTTTTCCGGAAATTGCTCGAATTGAACGATCTCCCCATGGCGTTCCTACAACAAAGTCATAGTATCCATCACCGTTAAGATCCTTTGTCGTAGAAAGTTCATGCTGATAGCAAAGAGAACCGCTCGGAATTTCAATTTCCCACAGAACATCTGCCAGCCCGGATGAATTACCATTAAAGCATCGGAAAT
The sequence above is a segment of the Candidatus Cloacimonadota bacterium genome. Coding sequences within it:
- a CDS encoding insulinase family protein, which gives rise to MNYKIVVLIVVISVLSLSEFAYADTILDKTLTNGMQIAVKENHNNNSIGFYCFVKTGSVNEGEYLGAGISHYLEHVVAGGSTTYHTEAEYEAMAKEMGAIVNAYTTSNATAFYITVDKQYANQALEILFQQMHACAFDSVEVAREKQVILKEIVMRSTPPRSKVYQRNNELVFPTSNRKYPVIGYTELFKTITRDKLADYYHKRYVPNNMIFVAAGDFDAEDMLQKIEDIFNELERGQLDPVYLPPQNPRSGTIQYMEEFQIQQPTVAITSILSSADFDQYPALIAALDILFGKRQSPIKYKLVEELQLVNYIYARVSVSMDMPEGVISIGFEAKDPEQIDEIISIIDEEIEWYSIVGIEEADIQNLITRYKASQLLSTPGVDHDCNNIGWNLMMFGVTDSDELFINAFEQLTTKDVMNSIKEFLVPKNRVIFYALPEGTKQLLDSTEELLAETSTPQKVQVNDNLTLIYKQNTLKPIISGVLYLPIGDTYETVETVGTLSFMENLMLKGSEKYNSLDLTEWKEDHAIDLDVRINDDGTYIEFKCLNDDFSKLQDIIIDAMNHPTFPAHEIMLAQQNAMARYQRSLSNASSIHNEFRSEKLYPGQSAGVSNLKKLELKQALDQQNLMTMHKKFFKAESAIVTLFGDLTMHEAETYAKRFYSNFPQGNIDEPKNPLVVPNIEETFVQEYDFEPVNIDLNCIAPARNIETKDYWTMRAILAVLNGSRGRIHKAVRGQNDLAYYGYAQYSTGQDYGFFRITSQTSIDKKDELIAVLNNQIELLKNEKVSQDELQAAIDDNIKMIKTDIDDNQLPFYMTHYEAIGFGYDYLDHLKENLSKITPEDIQQAANTYFGKVAVFVSEPNADVDLMVQ
- a CDS encoding LruC domain-containing protein; this encodes MKKYWILGFLVFVFLIALAGCNLFNSSSKHDDNMDDLVADPEFQFNTSRSVELDITSIDQYGFLMPFGHFEIWKDNPEDGGTKRVLSIRTNENAQFFGTIALPSYYESVFLKSGTLLQQIWLNIENSTQASILDTFVCIPPVYESKSELTRDEYVIQTDNGYTFYFYEIVDNCNGTATIKFKVKNDNDRALSHVAISLPAGVVPSQPVNGSTYSSNGYTYTIESPTNNPYYSIKFETVGEGPKNGDYSYFIYIIPNDDAETLTEITIEAKSANIIGQVTFDVDYTPTCNDSDGDGVTDDWDDYPDDPDRSFNHYTPAEGQYGTFMWEDLWPEKGDYDMNDLVMDYNVNEVTNASNEIVEVINNFYLRAAGAGFLTNGFAIQYPNYWEVNGTIDDELDMAYVDTDNRTVIFFENHKVVFNVSSASEWINTWYEYEYVTPVSWSVTIPMTESDKSKVVVPWNLAPFNPFLLQNGVRSHEIHLPDYPPTFEMNTALFDTADDATNLAMGIYFRTANYLPWAILIAEGCNYPIEMIQISDAFNYFVEWVLSDGAQKADWYLDLPGYQNEDMIYQVPSK